In Eubalaena glacialis isolate mEubGla1 chromosome 3, mEubGla1.1.hap2.+ XY, whole genome shotgun sequence, the following are encoded in one genomic region:
- the LOC133088905 gene encoding phospholipase A2 group V-like, which translates to MKGLLTLAWFLACSVPAVPGSLLELTVMIEKVTRKPALMSYGFYGCYCGWGGQGTPKDGTDWCCWMHDHCYAQLEKKGCNVLTQVYRYRVAWGLVTCERGSLCQMQLCACDQHFVYCLKRNRRSYNPRYQYFPNFLCT; encoded by the exons ATGAAGGGCCTCCTCACACTGGCTTGGTTCCTGGCCTGTA GTGTGCCTGCTGTCCCAGGGAGCTTGCTGGAGCTGACGGTGATGATTGAGAAGGTGACTAGGAAGCCCGCCCTGATGAGCTATGGCTTCTATGGCTGTTACTGCGGCTGGGGGGGTCAAGGAACCCCCAAGGATGGTACTGATTG GTGCTGTTGGATGCATGACCACTGCTACGCACAGCTGGAGAAAAAAGGCTGCAATGTCTTGACACAGGTGTACAGATACAGAGTTGCATGGGGCCTGGTCACCTGTG AACGTGGGTCCCTCTGCCAGATGCAGCTCTGCGCCTGTGACCAGCATTTCGTCTACTGCCTGAAAAGAAACAGGAGGAGCTACAACCCTCGTTATCAATACTTTCCCAACTTCCTCTGCACCTAG